AGAGTCAACTTTAGGACGTATTATAGCGTCACTAAGTAGTGAAACACCTTCTTCTAAATTCTCAGACAGAGTGTCCAACGAAACTCCAAACGTTTCTAAACCAGCAATAAAATTTAAACTAATTCCTTTATCTTCAAGCTTTTTCGCAAAATCTCTGGCATCATTTTTTCCTGCCCCTTCTTGAATTATAAGAGAAGTAAACCAGGTAAGTCCCTGTTTTTCTGCATTCTCATACACATAACCTGCATCTTTAAACGATATATTCAGTGAAACTTTTGGTAAATCGCAGTTTTCAACAAATAAAAACTTAAACCCCTTACGGGTAGTGACCTCCTCTATATTTAAGTTACCGCTTGCTTGTAAATTAAAGCCTAGACAGAAAAAAAATAGAAATATAATTTTACTTATCTTCATTGTTATCTCCTTTTGGTAATAAACGACCAATTAACTTATTGGAAGAAAAGATAGTACGAATTTTGTTATTTGTATCCTCTAGATTGACATCATTAATCTTGCTATATGAAATATCTATTTCATCAAGTGGAATACCAAGTGCAAGGCGTGGCACATAAAACATTGCTATATGAATTAAGTCAGATAGATTATCAAACTGTGCTACTTTGTATCTATATTTCGAGCTTTGCAACTCCTCATCCGTTATTCCTTCAGAGATAAAATTATTAATGGCATTGTCTAACTCTCTTTCAACAATATCTAAATTAACGCCACTTTTTGGAGTTATCTCAATATCAACATAGCCATCACTAAAAGCTAGGCTATTATAATAAGCAGACACTGATACTGCCACATCTTTATCCAAAACCAAATCTTTATACAGTTTGCTGGATTTGCCGCTACCTAAAATGTCAACCGCTAAATGAGCAGCAGAGGTTTCACTTGTGTGCTTAAATAAAGGAACACGATAACGAAAATATAAAACTGGTTCTTTTACTTTAGTGCTCTCTAAAATCACCGATAAACCTGCATTATGCACTGGATCCTGATTTGGGTAATGTCTTATTACAGGCTTAGCTTTAATTTCGCCATATTTTTCTTCTGCTAATTTCACTACTTCATCAAATTCCACATCACCAACAATCAGTAATATTGCATTGCCGGGGTGATAATAATTGTCATGAAACCTCGTTATGTCATCTTGATTATAAGTTTTAATATCGCTCTCCCAGCCGATAACAGATCTGCCATAGCCAGTACGGTAAAATGCACTATTCATTTCTTCCCACAACAAGCTGTTAGGATGATTATCAAATCTCATCTTCCTCTCTTCCAGTACAATGTTTTTTTCTCTTTCTATTTTATCTTGAGTAACATTAAAATTGCCCATTCTATCTGCTTCAACTTCCATTGCAAGTGGTAAATCTTTTTTGGGGACCAACTCATAATAACAGGTATATTCTTTAGTGGTAAACGCGTTAAATTGAGCCCCAATGCTACTCATAGTGGCTTCTATATCTGTGAACTTTCCTGTAGTTTCAAACATTAAATGTTCAAAGTAGTGAGCCAATCCTGCTTTGCCGATTGGATCATCCATTCCCCCAACTTTGTATATTACTGCATGTAAAACGGCTGGAATCCGATGATTAGAAACAACATAAACATCTAGTCCGTTACTGAGTTTAGTATATTTTATGTTGTGCTCTATGTTTAAAGCATTCGAAGAAATTGGGTAAGTAAAAAAAAGTACAGGTAGTATAAGAAAACTAAAAAACTTATGAAGCATTATTTCGACCTAATATAAAAACAATTATTTTATTCCTCATTTTGTTTAGAAATAAGCATATCGTATATATACCACTTATATAACAATGTAAACATTCCACAAACTATAGATAAATCTGCTAAATTAAAGGCTGGCCAATACCAATCATCAATATGAAAATATATGAAATCATATACAGCTCCCCAATAGATCCTATCAACTACGTTTCCGATTGCTCCACCAATCATCAGAGAAAAACCAAGGTAAGTTGACTGATCGTCAGACTTGTATATCAAATATGCAAGTATACCAATTATTAGTATTGAAAATGCTGAAAAAAAGAAACCGCCATGTGGTAAAGCGCTACACATTCCAAAACTAATACCTGAATTCCAAACTTCAACTAGTTTTATAAAACTAGCGATCTCAATTGATTCTCCTTCATCAATCAATGAGTTTATGTACAATTTGCTCGTTTGGTCAATCAATACTATAATTAATATAACAACTAAGCATAACTTTTTCATAAATTTGCCTTTAACCTATAAACTTTAAGTATATCATAATTTATCTGTTTTGTTAACTCCTCAATACTATGGAATTTTTTTTCTGACCTTATGAATTTTAAAAGTTGTATATTGACTTTATGACTATATACGTCTTCATCAAAATCGAATATGTGCATTTCTATTATAGGCTTTTTCAGATCCTTAAAAGTAGGTCTCATACCAATATTGACTACTCCATATAACCAATTTGGATTACTATCAGGAAAAGTCACTCTAGCGTAATATGTGCCAAACTTAGGTTTTATCATGCAATCTTCTATAGGAATATTTATGGTTGGAAATCCTATTTCTCTACCTCTACACGCACCTTTTGTCACAATACCAAAAACTTGATAAGGTCTGCCGAGCAATTTATTAGCAATTTCTATTTCGCCCCTTTGTACATACTCCCTTATTGAAGAAGAAGAGCAAATTTTGCCGTCAATTGTTAATGGCTCTAATTTAGTCAAAGAGTATCCATATATTTCAGAATATTTCTCTAGAGTTAATATATTACCCAATCGTTTATGACCAAAAGTGCAATTTTCTCCGACAATTATGTGTTTAGCGCCATATTTATCTATTAAAATCTCACTGATAAAGTCATCGCAGCTAACCTCAGAAAAACCTCTATTAAAATTAATAATATATAAGTAATCTATACCATAGCTGCTGATGAGTTCCTTTTTTTGTTCTTGGTCTATTAACCTAAAATTGTTTCTACCAAATAAAACAGTTGATGGGTGAGGCTCAAAAGTTAAAACTGCAGAGGGTAATCCTCTTTCTTGTGCTACCTTCTTGAGAGTAGAAATTGCAAACTCATGTCCTGAATGAATGCCATCAAAATTTCCGAAGGTTAGTGCTATATTATTTTCTACCCCTTGCTCACAATTATAAATAATTTTCATACAATTTGATATGTTTCTTATATATAATAACTATATTTTAGTAAGCTACGGAGATAAATTGTGAAAAATGTTGTGATATATGTAAAGAAGGGCTGTCCATACTGCATAAGGGCAAAGGATTTACTAGATAGAAAAGGTGTGGAATATGAAGAAATTGATGTGCTCAAAAACTCAGATCTATTTAACGACATAAAATCAAAGTATAACGTTAGAACAGTTCCACAGATCTTTATTACTGATGACAATGGAAATTATATTCACCATATTGCAGGAAGCGACAAATTGATCGATCTTGAAAAAGAAGGAAAGTTGGATGATATGCTAAATAATAATGACAATCACATTGATGTCACAACTTACACAAGTAGCAATGACGAATATGAGGAAGGCGTTGTACTACACGATGATTTTATATAATTTTCATCTTGCTTTTATTGTCATGTAACGCACGAGTGAAAAGCTAGTATGCTCACTTTAAACAATTCTTAATGAATTAAAAATACAATTCATTTAGTGAGTTTTTTTAGTGGGAAAAAATGACAAAAAATATTTCAATTATTAGCAGAAACTTAATTAGTATCGAATTAGTTAGCAAACAAGATTTAGAGAATTTCATCAAGATTTTCACAGTGCTTGATAAACATATAGCAGCTAAAACACTTTTTACGGAAGAAGTGAGAATAGAGTATAAACAGCGCGACGGCATAGAAGTTGTTGAATTGCTAAAAGATACAGACTTTACATATCATGAGGTTGAAAATATATTGAACCACCTGAGTAAACATGGAATGAAGGTGCCCAGCAGTGTTATAGCACACACCCTTTTTGCTGCATACAATCACGCACTTGAATTTAAGGATGTAGCATTTTCCTTTTCTGAAGGCTCTCCACAATTTAACATCAGAGTGAGTAAGAACACCTTCATAATAACTCCTATGAGTGAAGAGAATTTGGAATTGAATTCACAAAATAGCAAGACATTAATAAAGTCGTTACAGAGCGAAAAAAGTATTTATGATTGTATAGTAGAAGAAAATACCATTAAAGTTATAGTGCATTCTGAAATACATCAAGCTATAAATTTGATCATAAAATCACTGATAAGGTCTCGCCTTTTAGCAAAAGAGGAAGAAGGAAAATTCAAAGAGAAATTGAGACAACTTGCTTTTAAGGATCAAGCTTTTGTTGAGTATTCCAGCATCAAAACCATCAGTAGGTATCCGCATAATCATCCTCTGAGAAAACATGAAAGTATTACTAAGGATATAGAAAATATTTTATGTGATTTCATAACAAATGAGAACAGCGAATTTGCTATAGAGCGGTTAAATAGGCTGAGCTCAGAAGTTTCTCCGGATACTCCAAGAATCATCACTAAAACTATAGATAAACTTGTTAAATTTCACTAAATATATCTGTTTTCTTACTGATTTAGTAGAACTCTTGCACTGCATCCCGCTGCTTGTTAGCGGATAACTGGCCTGCGCTATAGATACAAGCACTGAAACGACGCCGTCCTTTTTCCTGGACTGACCGTCTACTACGCAATCAGAAAACTTTATCTATTGTTTTTGAAAATATTGTAAACACTGAAAGTGGTCAGCTTGACCACTTTCAAGCGAAGACATAAAGAAAGTTTCAGCAAAGGTTTATAATGTCATATAATTATGGTCCTCCTTTAAG
The nucleotide sequence above comes from Wolbachia endosymbiont of Oedothorax gibbosus. Encoded proteins:
- a CDS encoding M16 family metallopeptidase, translating into MLHKFFSFLILPVLFFTYPISSNALNIEHNIKYTKLSNGLDVYVVSNHRIPAVLHAVIYKVGGMDDPIGKAGLAHYFEHLMFETTGKFTDIEATMSSIGAQFNAFTTKEYTCYYELVPKKDLPLAMEVEADRMGNFNVTQDKIEREKNIVLEERKMRFDNHPNSLLWEEMNSAFYRTGYGRSVIGWESDIKTYNQDDITRFHDNYYHPGNAILLIVGDVEFDEVVKLAEEKYGEIKAKPVIRHYPNQDPVHNAGLSVILESTKVKEPVLYFRYRVPLFKHTSETSAAHLAVDILGSGKSSKLYKDLVLDKDVAVSVSAYYNSLAFSDGYVDIEITPKSGVNLDIVERELDNAINNFISEGITDEELQSSKYRYKVAQFDNLSDLIHIAMFYVPRLALGIPLDEIDISYSKINDVNLEDTNNKIRTIFSSNKLIGRLLPKGDNNEDK
- the lspA gene encoding signal peptidase II, with the translated sequence MKKLCLVVILIIVLIDQTSKLYINSLIDEGESIEIASFIKLVEVWNSGISFGMCSALPHGGFFFSAFSILIIGILAYLIYKSDDQSTYLGFSLMIGGAIGNVVDRIYWGAVYDFIYFHIDDWYWPAFNLADLSIVCGMFTLLYKWYIYDMLISKQNEE
- the ribF gene encoding riboflavin biosynthesis protein RibF — encoded protein: MKIIYNCEQGVENNIALTFGNFDGIHSGHEFAISTLKKVAQERGLPSAVLTFEPHPSTVLFGRNNFRLIDQEQKKELISSYGIDYLYIINFNRGFSEVSCDDFISEILIDKYGAKHIIVGENCTFGHKRLGNILTLEKYSEIYGYSLTKLEPLTIDGKICSSSSIREYVQRGEIEIANKLLGRPYQVFGIVTKGACRGREIGFPTINIPIEDCMIKPKFGTYYARVTFPDSNPNWLYGVVNIGMRPTFKDLKKPIIEMHIFDFDEDVYSHKVNIQLLKFIRSEKKFHSIEELTKQINYDILKVYRLKANL
- a CDS encoding glutaredoxin → MKNVVIYVKKGCPYCIRAKDLLDRKGVEYEEIDVLKNSDLFNDIKSKYNVRTVPQIFITDDNGNYIHHIAGSDKLIDLEKEGKLDDMLNNNDNHIDVTTYTSSNDEYEEGVVLHDDFI